The following proteins are co-located in the Haloarcula marismortui ATCC 43049 genome:
- a CDS encoding potassium channel family protein, whose amino-acid sequence MDPTGTVEYEPVSVKQVLAEMKDTAELLIDLSYSAVLLGSDDVAAEVLELEEKMDVLQLRARMSLLMACRSTADAESLAPVLGMVGAAEKISDAAGDIAKIVLEDIGLPDTMRAALPEAVETLVRATISSESALAGETLGGLNLETETGVRALAIRRQGNWLLNPERETRLEAGDVVLFRGPEDGIAEVYQDATGEVYEPPEPPEGGVRDLERAVDSIVLMKDMGELAVDLAYGAVLFDSTEVAEEVVELEAEVDALQSRFEAWTLRAAADIDDPVSLRGLVHLARSTEVISDAALEMSEGVLRGLSTHPVVTEAVQESDEVIVRTTVYPDSDLAGTTIGDAEVKTATGMRIIAIRRGAGESERTGREGGDWVVSPGPETQIQTGDVLIAKGTRTGGDRLTDLTKSA is encoded by the coding sequence ATGGACCCGACAGGGACGGTCGAGTACGAACCGGTCAGCGTCAAGCAGGTGCTGGCCGAGATGAAAGACACCGCCGAGTTGCTCATTGACCTCTCGTACTCGGCTGTCCTGCTGGGTAGCGACGACGTGGCTGCGGAGGTGCTGGAATTAGAGGAGAAAATGGACGTGCTCCAGTTGCGCGCACGCATGAGTCTCCTGATGGCCTGCCGGTCGACGGCGGACGCAGAATCGCTCGCCCCGGTTCTGGGAATGGTTGGGGCCGCGGAGAAAATCAGCGACGCCGCTGGCGACATCGCCAAAATAGTGCTAGAGGACATCGGCCTGCCGGATACAATGCGGGCGGCCCTGCCCGAGGCTGTCGAGACGCTCGTGCGGGCGACAATCAGTTCTGAATCCGCGCTGGCCGGCGAGACACTGGGCGGTCTGAACCTCGAAACCGAGACGGGTGTCCGCGCGCTGGCGATCCGCCGGCAGGGGAACTGGTTGCTCAACCCCGAGCGGGAAACGCGCCTCGAAGCGGGCGACGTGGTGCTGTTCCGGGGACCGGAGGACGGTATCGCCGAGGTGTATCAGGACGCGACGGGCGAGGTGTACGAACCGCCGGAGCCGCCGGAAGGAGGCGTCCGCGACCTCGAACGAGCCGTTGACTCCATCGTCCTGATGAAAGACATGGGCGAGTTGGCCGTCGACCTGGCCTATGGTGCAGTCCTGTTCGACAGCACGGAGGTCGCCGAGGAAGTCGTCGAACTCGAAGCCGAGGTCGACGCGCTGCAGTCACGGTTCGAGGCCTGGACGCTCCGGGCTGCCGCCGACATCGACGACCCCGTCTCCCTGCGAGGGCTTGTCCATCTGGCCCGGTCGACTGAGGTCATCTCTGACGCCGCACTGGAGATGAGCGAAGGCGTCCTGCGTGGGCTATCGACGCATCCGGTCGTCACCGAGGCCGTACAGGAGTCCGACGAGGTCATCGTCCGGACCACAGTGTACCCCGACAGCGACCTCGCGGGAACGACCATCGGCGACGCGGAGGTCAAGACAGCGACAGGCATGCGAATCATCGCGATACGGCGCGGCGCCGGGGAGAGCGAGCGGACCGGACGCGAGGGGGGTGACTGGGTCGTTTCGCCCGGCCCGGAAACACAGATTCAGACGGGCGATGTACTCATCGCGAAGGGGACTCGAACCGGCGGCGACCGGCTTACGGACCTGACAAAGAGCGCATAG
- a CDS encoding DUF7536 family protein, which translates to MVAALNVPRNAKIGFVLAGLFTAGLFALFVLPGAQRPIGFYVALAFVLATSLGGLLTALFTAVSAVRLARQ; encoded by the coding sequence ATGGTCGCGGCGCTGAACGTACCACGCAACGCGAAAATCGGCTTCGTGCTCGCTGGCCTGTTCACGGCGGGGCTGTTCGCCCTGTTCGTCCTGCCGGGAGCCCAGCGACCGATTGGATTCTACGTGGCGCTGGCGTTCGTCCTCGCGACATCGCTGGGCGGGTTGCTGACAGCGCTGTTTACGGCCGTCTCGGCCGTGCGACTCGCCAGACAGTAG
- a CDS encoding succinylglutamate desuccinylase/aspartoacylase family protein produces MVTFGTATAAPGEKDTGRLEVGETRDGSTFGLPVAVVNGIDDGRTLYIQAASDGDELNGVGVIQRTLPQLDPMELSGTILVCGVVNYHAFQVAEHRNPVDDTKMNRAYPGDKTGTSSERIAAATFNAAISADYVLDLHQGSTSQMIDEVRVRCGTRHRLHEECLELAKVFGCGYILDQKGPDGQLARAAPDEGVPTIDPELGGCVGWDEDSIQRGVDGVFNVLHHYGFLDGHYDTRPQTRATGFEQYGSPVGGLIDFKPDLGDRVARGETLFEVTDVFGDPKAEITADSSGVFWRARRLPQVATGEYVCSVGTNIDTY; encoded by the coding sequence ATGGTTACTTTCGGTACGGCGACCGCCGCCCCCGGTGAAAAAGACACGGGGCGGCTGGAGGTCGGTGAGACCCGCGACGGGTCGACGTTCGGGCTACCGGTCGCCGTCGTCAACGGTATCGACGACGGACGGACGCTCTACATCCAGGCGGCCAGCGACGGTGACGAACTGAACGGTGTCGGCGTCATCCAGCGGACGCTCCCACAGCTCGACCCGATGGAGCTATCGGGGACGATTCTGGTCTGTGGCGTCGTCAACTACCACGCGTTTCAGGTCGCCGAGCACCGCAACCCGGTCGACGACACGAAGATGAATCGGGCGTATCCGGGCGACAAGACAGGGACCTCGAGCGAGCGCATCGCTGCGGCGACGTTCAACGCCGCCATCAGCGCAGATTACGTGCTCGACCTGCATCAGGGCTCAACCTCGCAGATGATCGACGAGGTGCGGGTCCGGTGTGGCACCCGCCACCGCCTCCACGAGGAGTGTCTCGAACTCGCCAAAGTGTTCGGCTGTGGCTACATCCTCGACCAGAAAGGCCCCGACGGACAGCTGGCCCGCGCTGCCCCGGACGAGGGCGTGCCAACAATCGACCCCGAACTCGGCGGCTGTGTCGGCTGGGACGAGGACTCCATCCAACGGGGCGTCGACGGCGTCTTCAACGTCCTGCACCACTACGGCTTCCTCGATGGCCACTACGACACGCGCCCGCAGACCCGCGCTACCGGGTTCGAACAGTATGGCTCTCCAGTCGGCGGCCTCATCGATTTCAAGCCCGACCTCGGTGACCGCGTCGCCCGTGGCGAGACGCTGTTTGAAGTGACCGACGTGTTCGGCGATCCGAAGGCCGAAATCACTGCCGACTCCAGTGGCGTATTCTGGCGTGCGCGCCGGCTCCCACAGGTCGCAACGGGCGAGTACGTCTGCTCGGTCGGGACGAACATCGATACCTACTGA
- a CDS encoding pyridoxal-phosphate dependent enzyme: protein MRTCSVCDREYPRAEPWRCSCGAPLDYAMQPLPDSQPGQFSRTSGVWDFAKFLPMDERVSLGEGWTPLVDAPGWDATFKLESLHPTGSFKDRGAATVIAEALEVGADRVLEDSSGNAGLAVASYAARAGLDAEIYVPASAKDAKVRRIERTGADVVRVEGSRESVTEACIDAVEDGAGWYASHAWNPAFFAGTATAAYEIAAQRDWSVPDAVVTPLGHGTLFLGLYRGFQALEQAGWTDAIPRILGTQAVGYSPIADDDEGGTVPDDAAANDLADGIHIRDPPRGRQIRHAIDETDGAAVAVSAAATERERDRLGAAGFHVEPTCATATAALPEFRERGELQDGDDVVVALTGRND from the coding sequence ATGCGCACCTGTAGCGTCTGCGACCGGGAGTATCCGCGTGCGGAACCCTGGCGGTGTTCTTGCGGAGCACCGCTTGACTACGCCATGCAGCCGCTGCCCGACAGCCAACCGGGGCAGTTCTCACGGACCAGCGGCGTCTGGGACTTCGCCAAGTTCCTCCCGATGGACGAGCGAGTCAGTCTCGGCGAAGGCTGGACACCGCTGGTCGACGCGCCCGGGTGGGACGCCACGTTCAAACTGGAATCACTCCACCCGACGGGGAGTTTCAAGGACCGCGGCGCGGCGACAGTTATCGCCGAAGCGCTCGAAGTTGGGGCCGACCGCGTGCTCGAAGACTCCTCGGGCAACGCCGGGTTGGCGGTCGCATCCTACGCGGCGCGAGCGGGGCTGGACGCGGAGATATACGTCCCCGCGAGCGCGAAGGACGCGAAGGTTCGCCGCATCGAACGAACCGGGGCCGATGTCGTCCGGGTTGAGGGGAGTAGAGAGTCCGTAACCGAAGCCTGTATCGACGCTGTGGAGGACGGGGCAGGGTGGTATGCCAGCCACGCCTGGAATCCCGCTTTCTTCGCCGGGACAGCGACGGCTGCCTACGAAATCGCCGCCCAGCGTGACTGGAGCGTTCCGGACGCCGTCGTCACGCCGCTTGGTCACGGGACGCTGTTTCTCGGTCTCTACCGTGGATTTCAGGCGTTGGAGCAAGCTGGATGGACAGACGCTATCCCGCGCATACTGGGAACGCAAGCGGTCGGGTACAGTCCCATCGCCGACGATGACGAGGGCGGGACTGTGCCGGACGACGCTGCCGCCAACGACCTCGCCGACGGGATCCACATCCGGGACCCACCACGCGGCCGGCAGATACGGCACGCTATCGACGAGACCGATGGTGCCGCCGTCGCCGTCTCCGCGGCGGCAACGGAGCGCGAACGCGACCGGCTCGGTGCAGCAGGGTTTCACGTCGAGCCGACGTGTGCGACGGCGACAGCGGCGCTACCCGAGTTCAGAGAGCGGGGAGAACTCCAGGACGGTGACGACGTCGTTGTAGCGTTGACCGGGCGAAACGATTAA
- a CDS encoding tRNA(Ile)(2)-agmatinylcytidine synthase — protein MTVVGLDDTDSRERGMCTTYAAATLAESIRNAGGTVERLLLVRLNPAVEHKTRGNAALAVHTDLDADTALGLAEDVLDMAETDDPRTNPGAIVADCDPEDVPPQVATFARETIRSIQDPMAATTLADVVGFARCQRGNGRGLVGALAAVGAWAALSDWTYEHIAYRERDRWGTERAVDSESVRAAAEEYYPEVWDTVDRASGYPVCVPRTPCPILYGIRGDDPTACRAVADAIDSEPIARRATFVTNQGTDVHLQDATLDAVTADSAYRVTGTVVEASETRAGGHVFLTLEGDGATLDCAAFEPTKGFRNRVRSLKAGDRITACGEVTDGTLKLEKFAVRDLVRTEAVTPDCPDCGRSMKSAGRNQGYRCRDCGTSADGKTAQSIERGLERGWYEVPPVARRHIAKPLVRGGFDAPTHPSR, from the coding sequence GTGACTGTCGTCGGCCTCGATGATACGGACTCGCGCGAACGGGGAATGTGTACGACCTACGCCGCCGCCACGCTCGCCGAGTCGATCCGGAACGCCGGAGGGACCGTCGAGCGACTGCTCCTCGTCCGGCTGAACCCCGCTGTCGAACACAAGACCCGCGGGAACGCGGCGCTGGCGGTGCATACGGACCTCGATGCCGATACAGCGCTTGGACTGGCCGAGGACGTGCTCGACATGGCTGAAACCGATGACCCACGGACCAATCCCGGCGCTATCGTCGCTGACTGCGACCCTGAAGATGTCCCGCCGCAGGTCGCAACGTTCGCCCGCGAGACCATCCGGTCGATACAGGACCCGATGGCCGCGACGACGCTAGCTGACGTGGTCGGGTTCGCTCGCTGCCAGCGGGGCAACGGCCGCGGACTCGTCGGTGCGCTCGCGGCGGTTGGTGCCTGGGCCGCGCTATCGGACTGGACGTACGAACATATCGCCTACCGGGAGCGAGACCGGTGGGGCACTGAGCGAGCGGTCGACAGCGAGAGCGTCCGCGCGGCGGCTGAGGAGTACTATCCCGAGGTGTGGGACACTGTGGACCGTGCATCGGGCTATCCGGTCTGCGTGCCGCGGACGCCGTGTCCGATTCTCTACGGGATTCGCGGCGACGACCCGACCGCCTGTCGCGCCGTCGCCGACGCAATCGACAGCGAACCCATCGCTCGCCGAGCGACGTTCGTGACGAATCAGGGAACCGACGTACATCTACAGGACGCGACTCTCGACGCGGTCACGGCCGACAGCGCCTACCGCGTCACCGGCACCGTGGTTGAGGCTTCTGAAACTCGAGCGGGGGGACACGTGTTTCTCACGCTCGAAGGCGACGGCGCGACCCTCGACTGTGCGGCCTTCGAGCCAACAAAGGGCTTTCGCAATCGGGTCCGCTCGCTCAAAGCCGGCGACCGAATCACTGCCTGTGGTGAAGTGACTGATGGCACACTCAAACTGGAGAAGTTCGCGGTCCGTGACCTCGTTCGGACGGAAGCCGTTACGCCGGACTGCCCGGACTGTGGCCGGTCGATGAAATCCGCCGGCCGGAATCAGGGCTATCGGTGTCGGGACTGCGGGACCAGTGCTGACGGCAAGACTGCGCAGTCCATCGAGCGGGGACTGGAACGCGGATGGTACGAAGTCCCGCCGGTCGCCCGCCGTCACATCGCGAAGCCGCTGGTCCGTGGCGGATTCGACGCGCCCACGCACCCGTCTCGCTGA
- a CDS encoding transcriptional regulator, with the protein MSRSALVENVMAMLEDAGFLVSDRCAIRPKSFDIAARRGEDVLLLKILGNIDAFDAQTGGEMRRLGTYLNATPIVIGLRTRDEELKPGVVYFRHGVPVLSPDTAMDLFVEEVPPLIYAAPGGLYVNIDSEILADVREDRDWSLGRLAKELGVSRRTVSKYEDGMDASVEVAAELEDLFDAPLTSPVSVLDGAEEVRDDEPTPDDPDVAPEDEPIVTVFTRIGFEVHPTDRAPFKSVNESDDEHGQVLAGHSAFTETAEKRARIMSSVGEVTRTRSVYVVDELRRESVEGTALIEKEEMENIEDAIDLRDLIMERGEDREEVA; encoded by the coding sequence ATGTCACGGTCGGCGCTGGTGGAAAACGTCATGGCGATGCTCGAAGACGCTGGCTTCCTCGTCAGCGACCGCTGTGCGATTCGTCCGAAGAGTTTCGACATCGCTGCCCGTCGCGGTGAGGACGTGTTGCTCCTGAAGATACTGGGCAACATCGACGCCTTCGATGCACAGACCGGGGGCGAGATGCGGCGACTGGGCACATATCTGAATGCCACCCCGATCGTGATCGGCCTCCGAACGCGCGACGAGGAACTGAAACCCGGTGTCGTCTACTTCCGGCACGGCGTTCCCGTGCTGTCACCCGACACCGCGATGGACCTGTTCGTCGAGGAGGTCCCGCCACTCATCTACGCCGCCCCGGGCGGACTCTACGTCAACATCGACTCCGAAATTCTCGCCGACGTGCGCGAGGACCGCGACTGGTCGCTGGGCCGCTTGGCGAAGGAACTGGGCGTCTCCCGGCGGACGGTCTCAAAATACGAGGACGGAATGGACGCCTCCGTCGAGGTAGCCGCCGAACTCGAAGACCTATTCGACGCGCCGCTGACCTCGCCAGTGAGCGTCCTTGACGGCGCTGAAGAAGTTCGGGACGACGAGCCGACACCAGACGACCCCGATGTCGCACCGGAGGACGAGCCGATTGTGACGGTGTTCACCCGCATCGGCTTCGAGGTCCACCCGACGGACCGCGCGCCGTTCAAGAGCGTCAACGAGAGCGACGACGAGCACGGGCAGGTCCTTGCCGGCCACTCGGCGTTTACCGAAACGGCCGAGAAACGGGCCCGAATCATGTCCTCTGTCGGTGAAGTGACCCGGACCCGGTCGGTGTACGTCGTCGACGAGCTCCGACGGGAGTCCGTCGAGGGGACCGCGCTCATCGAAAAGGAAGAGATGGAGAACATCGAGGACGCCATCGACCTGCGCGACCTCATTATGGAGCGCGGCGAGGACCGCGAGGAAGTCGCCTGA
- a CDS encoding glutathione S-transferase N-terminal domain-containing protein — translation MANLELYELEGCPYCAKVTKKLDELGLDYESHMVPRPHGERTEVKEVSGQTGVPVLIDEDNGVDGMPESDDIVEYLEKTYGQ, via the coding sequence ATGGCCAATCTCGAACTCTACGAACTCGAAGGCTGTCCGTACTGCGCGAAGGTAACGAAGAAACTCGACGAACTCGGGCTCGACTACGAATCCCACATGGTCCCACGGCCCCACGGCGAGCGGACCGAAGTGAAGGAGGTCTCTGGCCAGACCGGTGTTCCGGTACTCATTGACGAGGACAACGGCGTCGACGGGATGCCTGAATCCGACGACATCGTCGAATATCTCGAAAAGACGTACGGACAGTAG
- the pyrE gene encoding orotate phosphoribosyltransferase: MANDELIAALRDADAVKFGEFELSHGGTSNYYVDKYVFETNPDCLDLIAGAFAERIAEWDMDATLAGVALGAVPLVAVTSVETDIPYVIARKQAKEYGTGNRIEGDLTDGEEVIILEDIATTGQSAVDAAEALREAGAVVNRVLVVVDREEGASENLADHDLELSSLVTASDLLADAPDDIDV; encoded by the coding sequence ATGGCAAACGACGAACTCATCGCGGCGCTGCGAGACGCTGACGCCGTCAAATTCGGAGAGTTCGAGCTCTCCCACGGCGGCACGTCGAACTACTACGTCGACAAGTACGTCTTCGAGACAAATCCCGACTGTCTGGACCTCATCGCCGGGGCCTTCGCCGAGCGTATCGCCGAGTGGGACATGGACGCCACGCTCGCCGGCGTCGCCCTCGGCGCGGTCCCGCTGGTCGCGGTCACCAGTGTCGAAACCGACATTCCATACGTCATCGCCCGCAAGCAGGCCAAGGAGTACGGGACGGGCAACCGAATCGAGGGCGACCTGACCGACGGCGAGGAGGTCATCATCCTCGAAGACATCGCCACGACCGGCCAGAGCGCGGTCGATGCCGCCGAGGCGCTCCGCGAGGCCGGTGCTGTCGTCAACCGCGTGCTCGTCGTCGTCGACCGCGAGGAAGGAGCCAGCGAGAACCTCGCCGACCACGACCTCGAACTCTCCTCGCTCGTGACCGCCTCTGACCTGCTTGCCGACGCGCCCGACGACATCGACGTGTAG
- the glmM gene encoding phosphoglucosamine mutase, giving the protein MQVFGSSGVRGVAGDELTPRYVLRVAQAAGDVWRDDHDRVAIARDTRTTGRTFINAATSGLTAVGFDVDRLGVVPTPGLQAYCEREAVPGVMITASHNPAAYNGVKLIGADGVELTRSTLDRVEQSLRDDTPNYADWETVGSDTAIESARRRYREQVLAAVDRDRIADADLTIVVDSGHGAGSLTSPDLFRELGCEVHTVNTQPDGHFPGRDPEPVAENLEDLRAFVRATDADLGFAHDGDADRGMFVDETGTHIEGDAALAALAAAKIESGDGVVSAVNASQRLVDVVEDAGATLSLTPIGSTYIVSRIRKLQNEGTHVAIAGEGNGGILFPDYRIARDGAFTAAKFLELVADRPASEVAADYDDYYNVRRNLEYETEEERESMLEGIEAHANEATADLDTTDGYRLDYGDGWVLARPSGTEPVVRVYAEARTLDRAEELAETMVSRATQQTNTYSGE; this is encoded by the coding sequence ATGCAAGTGTTCGGGTCGAGCGGCGTCCGAGGTGTCGCGGGCGATGAGCTGACACCGCGGTACGTCCTTCGGGTTGCACAGGCCGCCGGGGACGTCTGGCGTGACGACCACGACCGCGTGGCGATCGCCCGGGACACGCGGACGACCGGGCGGACGTTCATCAACGCCGCGACAAGCGGGCTGACGGCCGTCGGGTTCGATGTCGACCGCCTCGGCGTCGTGCCGACGCCGGGACTGCAGGCCTACTGCGAGCGTGAGGCGGTCCCGGGCGTAATGATTACTGCGAGCCACAATCCGGCCGCGTACAACGGCGTGAAGCTCATCGGCGCCGACGGGGTTGAACTGACACGGAGCACGCTCGACCGCGTCGAGCAGTCGCTCCGGGACGACACTCCAAACTACGCAGACTGGGAGACAGTTGGGTCGGACACCGCCATCGAGAGCGCCCGCCGCCGATACCGCGAGCAGGTGCTTGCTGCCGTCGACCGCGACCGAATCGCCGACGCCGACCTCACTATCGTCGTCGACTCCGGCCACGGAGCTGGCTCTCTTACAAGCCCCGACCTGTTCCGCGAACTCGGCTGTGAAGTCCACACCGTCAACACCCAGCCCGACGGCCACTTCCCCGGCCGTGACCCCGAACCCGTCGCCGAGAACCTCGAAGACCTGCGGGCGTTCGTCCGCGCGACCGACGCCGACCTCGGTTTTGCCCACGACGGCGACGCCGACCGCGGGATGTTCGTCGACGAGACCGGAACACACATCGAAGGTGACGCCGCGCTGGCCGCGCTCGCGGCGGCGAAAATCGAGTCCGGCGACGGCGTCGTCTCGGCGGTCAACGCCTCTCAGCGCCTGGTCGACGTGGTCGAGGACGCCGGCGCGACCCTCTCACTGACTCCTATCGGCTCGACGTACATCGTCAGTCGCATCCGCAAACTGCAAAACGAGGGGACCCACGTCGCGATTGCCGGCGAAGGCAACGGCGGCATTCTCTTTCCCGACTACCGCATCGCCAGAGACGGCGCGTTCACCGCCGCGAAGTTCCTCGAACTCGTCGCTGACCGGCCTGCAAGCGAGGTCGCCGCGGACTACGACGACTACTACAACGTCCGTCGGAACCTCGAATACGAGACCGAGGAAGAGCGCGAATCAATGCTCGAAGGTATCGAGGCCCATGCGAACGAGGCGACGGCCGACCTCGATACGACAGACGGCTACCGCCTCGACTACGGCGACGGCTGGGTACTTGCTCGACCGTCTGGCACGGAGCCCGTCGTCCGGGTCTACGCCGAAGCGCGCACACTTGACCGCGCCGAGGAACTCGCCGAAACGATGGTCAGCCGCGCGACCCAGCAAACGAATACTTACAGCGGCGAATAG
- a CDS encoding DUF7118 family protein has translation MARSDTEIESGAGPPGAVERLEQAADAYARAHERVDSVGADALRDCRDIYRELWNLLESYDGRATGGGDFEAFMEFQGRVGTLTDDLSEDLPERDTFEEIDDFLQQRRLTESDFEQAREMLSPIGDLVGRLDELDDAREQYKKARTDAGRRRDELSDRIDELERLQRLGDADLDAPVEHLREPIERYNDAVTEAFTDFRRNTPARDALAVIERADAYPLVEFRSPPAELLTYVREHDAGTEPIPKLLEYADYSASKLDHYVDDAAALRSAVATRQTYLRRLDAEPVRVDWPPPSATALPWLCRAYRSVVARFADESVVAALREVRGLAERDDYERLRESALARSELTEAERERLASGAVEQELSVAREARAAIDDALDTYSPL, from the coding sequence ATGGCGCGATCCGATACTGAGATCGAAAGCGGTGCGGGACCCCCCGGCGCCGTGGAACGCCTCGAACAGGCCGCCGACGCGTACGCCCGGGCACACGAACGCGTTGATTCGGTTGGCGCAGACGCGCTCCGTGACTGCCGTGACATCTACCGCGAACTGTGGAACCTGCTCGAAAGCTACGACGGCCGGGCAACCGGCGGTGGCGACTTCGAGGCGTTCATGGAGTTTCAGGGCCGGGTCGGGACGCTGACTGACGACCTCTCCGAAGACCTGCCCGAACGGGATACCTTCGAAGAAATCGACGACTTCCTCCAGCAGCGGCGGCTCACCGAAAGCGACTTCGAGCAGGCCCGAGAGATGCTGTCTCCCATCGGCGACCTCGTCGGGCGACTTGACGAACTTGACGACGCACGCGAGCAGTACAAAAAAGCCCGAACGGACGCCGGCCGTCGACGCGACGAACTGAGCGACCGTATCGACGAGCTGGAACGCCTCCAGCGGCTCGGCGATGCCGACCTTGACGCGCCGGTCGAGCACCTTCGTGAGCCAATCGAGCGCTACAACGACGCCGTTACCGAGGCATTCACCGATTTTCGGCGCAACACGCCCGCTAGAGACGCGCTGGCGGTTATCGAGCGAGCGGACGCGTACCCGCTGGTCGAGTTCCGGTCCCCACCCGCGGAACTGCTGACGTACGTTCGCGAGCACGACGCCGGGACCGAACCGATTCCGAAACTGCTGGAGTACGCCGACTACTCCGCCTCGAAACTGGACCACTACGTCGACGACGCCGCAGCGCTCCGCAGTGCTGTCGCCACCCGGCAGACGTATCTCCGGCGGCTTGACGCCGAGCCGGTGCGGGTCGACTGGCCGCCGCCATCGGCGACCGCTCTGCCATGGCTCTGCCGAGCGTACCGCTCGGTTGTTGCCCGCTTCGCGGATGAGTCGGTCGTCGCGGCGCTCCGGGAGGTGCGTGGACTCGCGGAGCGAGACGACTACGAGCGGCTCCGGGAGAGCGCTCTCGCTCGCTCGGAACTCACAGAAGCTGAGCGCGAACGGCTGGCAAGCGGTGCTGTCGAACAAGAACTGTCAGTTGCCCGCGAGGCCAGAGCGGCTATCGACGACGCGCTGGACACCTATTCGCCGCTGTAA
- the hisI gene encoding phosphoribosyl-AMP cyclohydrolase, producing MTDVDLAFDEQEYIPAVAQDADSGDVLMLAYVTEEALRKTRETGEAHYYSRSRDELWHKGGTSGHTQAVKEVRVDCDGDALLYIVDQTGGACHTGYESCFHRTVDGETVGEQVFDPDDVY from the coding sequence ATGACCGACGTCGACCTCGCGTTCGACGAGCAGGAGTACATCCCGGCAGTCGCGCAGGACGCAGACTCCGGTGACGTGCTCATGCTTGCCTACGTCACCGAGGAAGCGCTCCGGAAGACCCGCGAGACGGGGGAGGCCCACTACTACTCGCGGAGCCGGGACGAACTCTGGCACAAGGGCGGGACGAGCGGCCACACGCAGGCCGTCAAAGAGGTGCGGGTCGACTGCGACGGGGACGCGCTGCTGTACATTGTCGACCAGACCGGCGGGGCCTGCCACACCGGTTACGAGTCCTGCTTCCACCGGACTGTCGACGGCGAGACGGTCGGTGAGCAAGTGTTCGACCCCGACGACGTGTACTGA